A stretch of DNA from Paenibacillus sp. FSL W8-0186:
GCAGCCAAAGGCCTGTAAATCACAGCATAAAATAGAATCAAGACCAAAATCAGTTGTTTACAATAGTTAGCGGGAGGATTTGAGAGAAAGATGGATATACATGTAAAATCAGGCGCAAGACCTGTCAAACCTTATGAGAATCACCGGGCGCGGATGTTGATTTCCTGTCCGGACGGGCCTGGTATCGTGGCCGCGGTGTCGGATTTCCTGCATCAGCATGGCGCAAACATCGTGCAGTCGGACCAGTATACGATGGATCCCGAAGGCGGCATGTTCTTCATGCGGATCGAATTCGATCTCGAGCGGCTGCATGACAATCTGGCGCAACTAAAGCAGGATTTTGCGGTGATTGCCGCCAAATTCGAGATGAAGTGGGAAATCTATCCGCTGAATGAGAAGAAGAAGCTGGCTATTTTTGTCTCGAAAGAGGATCACTGCCTCGTAGAATTGCTGTGGCAATGGCAGGCCGGGGATCTGGATGCGGAAATTTCCATGGTCATCAGCAATCATCCCGATAATAAAGAATACGTCGAATCGTTCGGCATTCCTTTCTATCACATTCCGGTTACGCCGGATACGAAGAAGGAAGCCGAGCAGAAGCAGCTGGAACTGGTTAACGGGAAGGTCGATCTAATCGTGCTGGCCAGATACATGCAAATTTTGTCCCCTGCTCTGATCGAGCCTTACCGGAACCGGATCATTAA
This window harbors:
- the purU gene encoding formyltetrahydrofolate deformylase — translated: MDIHVKSGARPVKPYENHRARMLISCPDGPGIVAAVSDFLHQHGANIVQSDQYTMDPEGGMFFMRIEFDLERLHDNLAQLKQDFAVIAAKFEMKWEIYPLNEKKKLAIFVSKEDHCLVELLWQWQAGDLDAEISMVISNHPDNKEYVESFGIPFYHIPVTPDTKKEAEQKQLELVNGKVDLIVLARYMQILSPALIEPYRNRIINIHHSFLPAFVGGKPYAQAYDRGVKIIGATAHYVTEELDGGPIIEQDVQRVSHRDDVGELKRIGRTIERVVLARAVKWHIEDRILVHQNKTVVFS